A stretch of Acropora muricata isolate sample 2 chromosome 7, ASM3666990v1, whole genome shotgun sequence DNA encodes these proteins:
- the LOC136921668 gene encoding caldesmon-like translates to MRRGRRPEVGFAQMRVLRMSPFVFSSSTVRRRRNLQEKAVLGKTRIWRAVSTSMATCCLAEESEKTSTNKYFQWTTDHNVIMCREVLVSEPYKFKLRTPERGQAWESVAQQLNSIHQPIFRVTTRSVRDRFSLLSTKYAHKLRMEEKASGIEVEQTELEELIEEILEREKNAKNELESKEREKKSKAEKEKASEEVRKQVMERMAKRKGDDEENREKKPKIRRSTADAIGYLREKSSNEKEYRKEELEIRKREIQLQAEKQDQT, encoded by the exons ATGAGAAGAGGACGACGACCGGAAGTTGGATTTGCACAGATGCGCGTGCTGCGCATGTCTCCGTTTGTGTTTTCGTCGTCCACGGTTCGTCGACGACGAAATTTGCAAGAGAAAGCGGTTCTAGGGAAAAC GCGTATTTGGCGAGCAGTGTCTACCAGCATGGCTACCTGCTGCCTGGCAGAAGAATCCGAGAAAAC ATCGACAAACAAGTACTTTCAATGGACTACAGACCACAATGTTATCATGTGCAGGGAAGTGCTCGTGAGTGAACCGTACAAATTCAAGCTAAGAACCCCCGAAAGAGGGCAAGCATGGGAATCTGTGGCCCAGCAGCTCAACAGCATTCATCAGCCGATATTCAGGGTAACCACCAGATCCGTGCGTGACCGATTTTCGTTGCTATCGACAAAATATGCACACAAATTAAGAATGGAGGAGAAAGCTTCTGGCATCGAGGTGGAGCAGACCGAGCTAGAGGAACTGATAGAGGAAATTTTAGAGCGAGAAAAGAACGCCAAAAACGAACTGGAGTCAAAAGAACGCGAAAAGAAGAGtaaggcggagaaggaaaaggcTTCAGAAGAAGTCAGGAAACAGGTTATGGAGagaatggcgaaacgaaaaggTGATGATGAggaaaacagagaaaagaaaccaaagatCAGACGCAGCACTGCTGACGCTATAGGTTATTTGAGAGAGAAATCAAGTAACGAAAAGGAGTATAGGAAAGAGGAATTAGAGATCAGGAAGAGAGAAATCCAGTTGCAGGCTGAAAAGCAAGATCAAACTTAA
- the LOC136922964 gene encoding tetratricopeptide repeat protein 28-like: MSDIKKAIKYLKKQLATALEYGNRDREGRAYGNLGNAYQSLGDYRKAIEYHEKHLKIAIEIGDRGGEGRAFGNLGNAYQSLGDYRKAIEYHEKDFKIAIEIGDQGAKGGAYGNLGNAYRSLGNYRKANEYHEKHLKLAIKIGDRGGEGRAYGNLGNAYQSLGDYRKALEYHEKDLKIAIETGDRGGEGGAYGNLGNAYQSLGDYQKAIEYHETHLKIAIEIGDRGGKGQAYGNLGNAYQSLGDYRKAIEYDKKQLKIAIEIGDRGGEGRAYGNLSNAYHSLGDYQKAIEYLEKLLKIAIEIGDRRVEGRAYANLGNAYRSLGDYRKAIEYHEKHLKIAIEIGDRDGEGAAYGNLGNAYQFLGDYRKAIKYHQKHLKIAKEIGDRGGEGKAYGSLGNAYQSLGDYRKAIEYHEKHLKIAIEIGDRGGEGRAYGNLGNAYQSLGDYRKAIEYHEKDFKIAIEIGDQGAKGGAYGNLGNAYRSLGNYRKANEYHEKHLKLAIKIGNRDREGRAYGNLGNAYQSLGDYRKAIEYHEKHLKIAIEIGDRGGEGRAYGNLGNAYQSLGDYRKAIEYHEKDFKIAIEIGDQGAKGGAYGNLGNAYRSLGNYRKANEYHEKHLKLAIKIGDRGGEGRAYGNLGNAYQSLGDYRKAIEYHEKDLKIAIETGDRGGEGGAYGNLGNAYQSLGDYQKAIEYHETHLKIAIEIGDRGGKGQAYGNLGNAYQSLGDYRKAIEYDEKQLKIAIEIGDRGGEGRAYGNLSNAYHSLGDYQKAIEYLEKLLKIAIEIGDRRVEGRAYGNLGNAYQSLGDYRKAIEYHEKHLKIAIEIGDRDGEGAAYGNLGNAYQFLGDYRKAVKYHQKHLKIAKEIGDRGGEGKAYGSLGNAYQSLGDYRKAIEYHEKDLKIAIEIGDRDGEGRAYGNLGNAYQSLGDYQNAIEYYEKHLKIAIEIGDRGGKGQAYGNLGNAYQSLADYRKAIEYHEKDLKIAIEIGDRGGKGRAYGSLGNAYQSLGDYRKAIEYHEKHLKIAIEIGDRGGEGKAYQGIGIQLSFLGEIENAVDNFVSAVDVFNSLRSQLKSQDNWKINFREVHEKAYMALWVSLLRIKKIDKALFSAEQGRAQTLSDNLLIQYKLDASLSPATIDTKETISRLLTKISSPTLFLATTDFTTSIWFLRKGKKVRFRNSRLEGDKTEKDPLLALLKSSLEKIGAEDTKRCEDRTFDKIDNDSSFSIIVRGEGVGKPPSPPLNNPFKPFYDAVIDPILDMLEPQDDELVIVPDGALCLTPWSAVFESIRIRIVPSLTSYQLILSVPGGHHKKKGALLVGNPCLKELKKPLDDLPCAQEEVEMIASVLKTTPLTGIHATKAEVMKRMSSVGLIHIAAHGNQRTGEIALSPNPGWSSKFPQRKDYILKMSDVQAANLRARLVVLSCCHSGRGRVLKGEGVVGIARAFLAAGARSVLVTLWAIDDEATMVFMKSFYQQLKEGKTASAAVQQSMKFLRESEQFYEMKYWAPFQLIGDDVKIEFEADDDVKK; encoded by the coding sequence ATGAGTGACAttaaaaaagccattaagtaccTTAAAAAACAATTGGCAACTGCATTAGAATATGGTAATCGGGAccgagaaggaagagcctatggaaatctcggtaatgcttaccagtcactgggtgactatcgaaaagccattgagtatcatgaaaaacatttgaaaattgcaatagaaattggtgatcggggcggagaaggaagagcctttggaaatctcggtaatgcttaccagtcactgggtgactatcgaaaagccattgagtatcacgaaaaagatttcaaaattgcaatagaaattggtgatcaggGCGCaaaaggaggagcctatggaaatctcggtaatgcttaccggtcactgggtaactatcgaaaagccaatgagtatcatgaaaaacatttaaaacttgCAATcaaaattggtgatcggggcggagaaggaagagcttatggaaatctcggtaatgcttaccagtcactgggtgactatcgaaaagcacttgagtatcatgaaaaagatttgaaaattgcaatagaaactggtgatcggggcggagaaggaggagcctatggaaatctcggtaatgcttaccagtcactgggtgactatcaaaaagccattgagtatcatgaaacacatttgaaaattgcaatagaaattggtgatcggggcggaaaaggacaagcctatggaaatcttggtaatgcttaccagtcactgggtgactatcgaaaagccattgagtatgataaaaaacaattgaaaattgcaatagaaattggtgatcggggtggagaaggacgagcctatggaaatctgagtaatgcttaccattcactgggtgactatcaaaaagccattgagtatcttgaaaaacttttgaaaattgcaatagaaattggtgatcggcgcgtagaaggaagagcctatgcaaatctcggtaatgcttaccggtcactgggtgactatcgaaaagccattgagtatcatgaaaaacatttgaaaattgcaatagaaattggtgatcgggacggagaaggagcagcctatggaaatctcggtaatgcttaccagtttctgggtgactatcgaaaagccattaagtatcatcaaaaacatttaaaaattgcaaaagaaattggtgatcgtgGCGGAGAAGGAAaggcctatggaagtctcggtaatgcttaccagtcactgggtgactatcgaaaagccattgagtatcatgaaaaacatttgaaaattgcaatagaaattggtgatcgaggcggagaaggaagagcctatggaaatctcggtaatgcttaccagtcactgggtgactatcgaaaagccattgagtatcacgaaaaagatttcaaaattgcaatagaaattggtgatcaggGCGCaaaaggaggagcctatggaaatctcggtaatgcttaccggtcactgggtaactatcgaaaagccaatgagtatcatgaaaaacatttaaaacttgCAATCAAAATTGGTAATCGGGAccgagaaggaagagcctatggaaatctcggtaatgcttaccagtcactgggtgactatcgaaaagccattgagtatcatgaaaaacatttgaaaattgcaatagaaattggtgatcggggcggagaaggaagagcctatggaaatctcggtaatgcttaccagtcactgggtgactatcgaaaagccattgagtatcacgaaaaagatttcaaaattgcaatagaaattggtgatcaggGCGCaaaaggaggagcctatggaaatctcggtaatgcttaccggtcactgggtaactatcgaaaagccaatgagtatcatgaaaaacatttaaaacttgCAATcaaaattggtgatcggggcggagaaggaagagcttatggaaatctcggtaatgcttaccagtcactgggtgactatcgaaaagccattgagtatcatgaaaaagatttgaaaattgcaatagaaactggtgatcggggcggagaaggaggagcctatggaaatctcggtaatgcttaccagtcactgggtgactatcaaaaagccattgagtatcatgaaacacatttgaaaattgcaatagaaattggtgatcggggcggaaaaggacaagcctatggaaatcttggtaatgcttaccagtcactgggtgactatcgaaaagccattgagtatgatgaaaaacaattgaaaattgcaatagaaattggtgatcggggcggagaaggacgagcctatggaaatctgagtaatgcttaccattcactgggtgactatcaaaaagccattgagtatcttgaaaaacttttgaaaattgcaatagaaattggtgatcggcgcgtagaaggaagagcctatggaaatctcggtaatgcttaccagtcactgggtgactatcgaaaagccattgagtatcatgaaaaacatttgaaaattgcaatagaaattggtgatcgggacggagaaggagcagcctatggaaatctcggtaatgcttaccagtttctgggtgactatcgaaaagccgtTAAGTATCatcaaaaacatttaaaaattgcaaaagaaattggtgatcgtgGCGGAGAAGGAAaggcctatggaagtctcggtaatgcttaccagtcactgggtgactatcgaaaagccattgagtatcatgaaaaagatttgaaaattgcaatagaaattggtgatcgggacggagaaggacgagcctatggaaatctcggtaatgcttaccagtcattgggtgactatcaaaatgccattgagtattatgaaaaacatttgaaaattgcaatagaaattggtgatcggggcggaaaaggacaagcctatggaaatctcggtaatgcttaccagtcactggctgactatcgaaaagccattgagtatcatgaaaaagatttgaaaattgcaatagaaattggtgatcggggcggaaaaggaagagcttatggaagtctcggtaatgcttaccagtcactgggcgactatcgaaaagccattgagtatcatgaaaaacatttaaaaattgcaatagaaattggtgatcggggcggagaaggaaaagcttaTCAAGGCATTGGAATTCAACTCTCTTTTCTTGGCGAAATTGAAAACGCGGTggataattttgtttccgctgtggatGTCTTCAATTCTTTGAGATCTCAATTGAAGTCTCAAGAtaactggaaaataaactttcgtgaggTGCACGAAAAGGCGTACATGGCTTTGTGGGTGTCTTTGCTAAGAATTAAAAAGATCGATAAAGCTTTGTTTTCggctgaacaaggacgagcgcagactttgtctgacaatttgttgattcaatataaacttgATGCATCCTTATCACCTGCCACAATTGACACCAAAGAGACAATATCTCGCCTCCTCACAAAGATTTCGTCACCTACTCTTTTTCTTGCGACTACAGACTTTACGACCAGCATCTGGTTTCtgagaaagggaaaaaaagttaGATTTCGGAACAGCAGGCTGGAGGGTGACAAAACAGAGAAGGATCCTTTACTCGCCTTACTGAAGTCATCTTTGGAAAAAATTGGAGCTGAAGATACaaaaagatgtgaagatcgcacatttgataaAATTGACAATGACTCCTCGTTTAGCATAATAGTGCGGGGTGAAGGGGTTGGAAAACCACCATCACCGCCTTTAAATAATccctttaagccattttatgatgcagtcaTTGATCCAATTCTTGACATGCTTGAgcctcaagacgacgagttggttattgttcctgatggtgcgctgtgcctTACTCCATGGTCCGCAGTttttgaatcgattaggattcgcattgttccatcacttacaagttatcaattgatcttgaGCGTACCCGGAGGACATCACAAGAAGAAGGGGGCGCTTTTGGTTGGAAATCCCTGCttaaaagagttgaagaaacccttagacgacttaccatgtgctcaagaagaagtagaaatgattgcatcagtTCTCAAGACCACACCTCTGACAGGAATAcatgcaacaaaagctgaagtgatgaaacgaaTGTCGTCAGTTGGcctaattcatattgctgcccacggaaaccaGCGCACTGgggaaattgctttgtctccaaaccctggatggtcttcaaagttccctcaaagaaaagattacattttaaaaatgtccgatgtgcaggctgccaatcttcgagctcgtcttgtggtgctaagttgctgtcacagtggacgaggcagagtcttgaagggtgagggtgtggtcggtatcgcacgtgcctttttggcagctggtgctcgttctgtgttggtgaccctgtgggcaatagatgacg